The following coding sequences lie in one Halogeometricum rufum genomic window:
- a CDS encoding CDP-alcohol phosphatidyltransferase family protein, producing the protein MTLDQYRSVANRLLEPFVGAADRLGLSPDGVSVVAFGFAVAAGVAFYLGDPLWYALGGLFVFLNGWLDLVDGALARAQGIASEGGDLLDHVLDRYADIAMLVGLAAGIDSYALGLAAVTGVLMTSYLGTQIQAVGLGRAYGGLVGRADRLALIGVAAFVAAVVPGPVFGLRVVGWLLAFFAVIGHFTALQRFWGAWSDLD; encoded by the coding sequence ATGACGCTCGACCAGTACCGCTCGGTCGCCAACCGCCTCCTGGAACCGTTCGTCGGCGCCGCGGACCGCCTCGGTCTGTCGCCGGACGGGGTGAGCGTCGTCGCCTTCGGCTTCGCCGTCGCCGCCGGCGTCGCGTTCTACCTCGGCGACCCCCTCTGGTACGCCCTCGGCGGCCTGTTCGTCTTCCTGAACGGCTGGTTGGACCTCGTCGACGGCGCCCTCGCGCGGGCACAGGGCATCGCCTCGGAGGGCGGCGACCTGTTGGACCACGTGCTCGACCGGTACGCCGACATCGCCATGCTCGTCGGCCTCGCCGCCGGCATCGACTCGTACGCGCTGGGTCTCGCCGCCGTCACGGGCGTCCTCATGACTTCCTACCTCGGGACGCAGATTCAGGCCGTGGGGCTGGGACGCGCCTACGGCGGACTCGTCGGCCGCGCGGACCGCCTCGCCCTCATCGGCGTCGCCGCGTTCGTCGCCGCCGTCGTCCCCGGCCCGGTGTTCGGCCTCCGGGTGGTCGGGTGGCTGTTGGCGTTCTTCGCGGTCATCGGCCACTTCACCGCGCTCCAGCGCTTCTGGGGCGCGTGGTCCGACCTCGACTGA
- the dinB gene encoding DNA polymerase IV — protein MAGETLPGVTHGESAAERIVLHVDMDCFYASCERLREPELRGEPVVVGMGYEDGESFGAVATASYEAREYGVDSAQPISQALERLPRVENADGEPGGHYRPVDIDYYKSVAAEVKEILHDCADVVREVSIDEAYLDVTDSTSWQTVDGDDRTLAEGVGRYLKQRIRREVGVPASVGVAPNMSAAKVASDHDKPDGLVVVPPGTVREFLAPLSVTEVHGVGPVTARTMAEMGIQTAGDLAAADPGELEDRFGSRGRELHDRARGVDDREVTPTGRPKSLSRESAFAEATEDEAEKREIVTALAADVAERARSRGAMYRTIGIKVVVPPYDVNTRAQSLSGPVDDPELVREVAVDLLEEFDDEAARKVGVRVSNLSFADADQSSLDGWEGAADGETESPPSDARAAESSATESADDATADGTDDARRHGSENARGTGSDGQVSLGDFD, from the coding sequence ATGGCGGGCGAGACGCTCCCGGGCGTGACGCACGGCGAGAGCGCCGCGGAGCGCATCGTCCTGCACGTGGACATGGACTGCTTCTACGCCTCCTGCGAACGCCTCCGGGAACCCGAACTCCGCGGCGAACCCGTCGTCGTCGGGATGGGGTACGAGGACGGCGAGTCGTTCGGCGCCGTCGCCACGGCGAGTTACGAGGCGCGCGAGTACGGCGTCGACAGCGCCCAGCCCATCTCGCAAGCGCTCGAGCGCCTCCCCCGCGTCGAGAACGCCGACGGCGAACCGGGCGGCCACTACCGCCCCGTCGACATCGACTACTACAAGTCCGTCGCGGCGGAGGTCAAGGAGATTCTGCACGACTGTGCGGACGTGGTGCGGGAGGTGAGCATCGACGAGGCCTATCTCGACGTAACCGACAGCACGTCGTGGCAGACGGTCGACGGGGACGACCGGACGCTCGCGGAGGGCGTCGGCCGCTACCTCAAACAGCGCATCCGCCGGGAGGTGGGCGTCCCCGCCAGCGTCGGCGTCGCGCCCAACATGTCCGCCGCGAAGGTTGCGTCCGACCACGACAAGCCCGACGGACTGGTCGTCGTCCCGCCGGGCACGGTGCGGGAGTTCCTCGCCCCCCTGTCGGTCACCGAAGTCCACGGCGTCGGTCCCGTCACGGCGCGGACGATGGCCGAGATGGGGATTCAGACCGCGGGCGACTTGGCCGCGGCCGACCCCGGGGAGTTGGAAGACCGGTTCGGCTCCCGCGGCCGCGAACTCCACGACAGGGCGCGCGGCGTCGACGACAGGGAGGTGACGCCGACCGGTCGCCCGAAGAGCCTCTCGCGGGAGTCGGCGTTCGCCGAGGCGACCGAAGACGAGGCGGAGAAGCGGGAGATAGTCACCGCGCTGGCCGCCGACGTGGCCGAACGCGCCCGGAGTCGAGGCGCGATGTACCGCACCATCGGCATCAAGGTGGTCGTGCCGCCGTACGACGTGAACACGCGGGCGCAGTCGCTATCGGGGCCGGTGGACGACCCCGAGTTGGTCCGCGAGGTGGCCGTGGACCTGCTCGAAGAGTTCGACGACGAGGCGGCGCGGAAAGTCGGCGTGCGTGTCTCGAACCTCTCGTTCGCCGACGCCGACCAGTCCAGCCTCGACGGGTGGGAGGGGGCGGCGGACGGGGAGACGGAGTCGCCGCCGTCGGACGCGAGGGCGGCCGAGTCGTCGGCGACGGAGTCGGCGGACGACGCGACGGCCGACGGAACCGACGACGCCCGCCGTCACGGGTCCGAAAACGCCCGCGGAACCGGGTCCGACGGGCAGGTATCGCTGGGCGACTTCGACTGA
- a CDS encoding helicase HerA domain-containing protein, which produces MTEDTETITVADVRDGVGGDADADPGSPVELPVVDILTGRGFITGKSGSGKSNTASVVIEKLLSNNFPVLIVDTDGEYYGLKEQFELLHAGADDECDIQVSPEHAEKLAHLALEQNVPIILDVSGYLDEDDAQELLTEVAKNLFAKEKKLKKPFLMLVEECHEYIPEGGGMDEAGKMLIKIGKRGRKHGLGIVGISQRPADVKKDFITQCDWLCWHRLTWNNDTKVVGRILGSEYADAIEDMANGEAFLVTDWSESIRRVQFRKKNTFDAGATPGLDDFERPDLKSVDGNLVSELQDISDEKARRESEIADLRQELEKKEAKIRDLERELEEARDLSQMADQFAQAMFQKAEAPYRGGDGRNLSQASEKQSALGEYDASNGASGAANGQSADADGHPGDVDGRADADAPETAAGDDRTDDATDERVEDAVAAATAGAYPGLDAGPDGVGEDRSVAPERAHSGLDGLSGREDVVERLRNVVASLPEESRRMLAFYREIDACDPVDAHVAAGEVGDKQLAYSRNGPLRRAGFVEHVGRGRYAYAIPELVRETFADRLDDEELSAVVAAVEAAFVPTMGDDAESGDEDDERAEADD; this is translated from the coding sequence ATGACCGAGGACACGGAGACGATTACCGTCGCCGACGTGCGCGACGGCGTGGGGGGAGACGCGGACGCGGACCCGGGGTCGCCGGTGGAACTGCCCGTGGTCGACATTCTGACCGGCCGCGGGTTCATCACCGGCAAGTCCGGGTCCGGGAAGTCCAACACCGCGTCGGTCGTCATCGAGAAACTGCTGTCGAACAACTTCCCGGTCCTCATCGTCGACACCGACGGGGAGTACTACGGCCTCAAAGAGCAGTTCGAACTCCTGCACGCCGGCGCGGACGACGAGTGCGACATCCAGGTCAGCCCCGAACACGCCGAGAAACTGGCGCATCTGGCCCTCGAACAGAACGTTCCCATCATCCTCGACGTGTCGGGCTACCTCGACGAGGACGACGCGCAGGAACTCCTGACCGAGGTGGCGAAGAACCTCTTCGCCAAGGAGAAGAAGCTGAAGAAGCCGTTCTTGATGCTGGTCGAGGAGTGCCACGAGTACATCCCCGAGGGCGGCGGGATGGACGAGGCGGGCAAGATGCTCATCAAGATAGGCAAGCGCGGCCGAAAGCACGGGCTGGGCATCGTCGGCATCTCCCAGCGACCGGCCGACGTGAAGAAGGACTTCATCACCCAGTGCGACTGGCTCTGCTGGCACCGCCTGACGTGGAACAACGACACGAAAGTCGTCGGGCGAATCCTCGGCTCGGAGTACGCCGACGCCATCGAGGACATGGCCAACGGGGAGGCGTTCCTCGTCACCGACTGGTCCGAGTCCATCCGCCGCGTCCAGTTCAGGAAGAAGAACACGTTCGACGCGGGCGCGACGCCCGGACTGGACGACTTCGAACGCCCCGACCTGAAGTCCGTGGACGGCAACCTCGTCTCGGAGTTGCAGGACATCTCCGACGAGAAGGCCCGCCGCGAGAGCGAAATCGCGGACCTCAGACAGGAGCTAGAGAAGAAGGAGGCGAAGATTCGCGACTTAGAGCGGGAGTTGGAGGAGGCCCGCGACCTGTCGCAGATGGCCGACCAGTTCGCGCAGGCGATGTTCCAGAAGGCCGAGGCGCCGTACCGCGGCGGGGACGGGCGGAACCTCAGCCAGGCATCGGAGAAGCAGTCCGCACTCGGCGAGTACGACGCGTCGAACGGCGCGTCCGGCGCGGCGAACGGCCAGTCGGCCGACGCCGACGGACACCCCGGCGACGTCGACGGGCGGGCCGACGCGGACGCTCCCGAGACGGCGGCCGGCGACGACCGAACGGACGACGCGACGGACGAACGGGTGGAGGACGCCGTCGCCGCGGCCACGGCGGGCGCGTACCCGGGGCTGGACGCCGGCCCGGACGGCGTCGGCGAGGACCGCTCGGTCGCCCCCGAACGGGCGCACAGCGGACTCGACGGGCTCAGCGGCCGCGAGGACGTGGTCGAACGGCTCCGGAACGTCGTCGCCTCCCTCCCCGAGGAGTCGCGCCGGATGCTCGCGTTCTACCGCGAGATAGACGCCTGCGACCCGGTGGACGCCCACGTCGCGGCGGGCGAAGTCGGCGACAAACAACTCGCGTACAGCCGGAACGGCCCGCTCCGCCGGGCGGGGTTCGTCGAACACGTCGGTCGGGGACGCTACGCCTACGCCATCCCCGAACTCGTCCGCGAGACGTTCGCCGACAGACTCGACGACGAGGAACTCTCGGCCGTCGTCGCCGCCGTCGAAGCCGCGTTCGTCCCGACGATGGGTGACGACGCGGAGAGCGGCGACGAGGACGACGAGCGGGCCGAAGCGGACGACTGA
- the tpiA gene encoding triose-phosphate isomerase produces MFILVNLKAYPCDPIEVSTAARDVAEESGVRIAVSPQAADLRRVADTGVETWAQHVDPNDYGSHTGSTLAEAVAEAGAAGTLINHSEKRLKLADVDGSVRAAERAGLETCVCANNPAQVGAAAALGPDSVAVEPPELIGGDDSVATADPDIVRDAVEAAGEVDESVEVFCGAGISTGDDVDAAGDLGATGILLASGVAKADDPRAALEDLVEPL; encoded by the coding sequence GTGTTCATCCTCGTCAACCTCAAGGCGTACCCGTGCGACCCCATCGAAGTATCGACCGCCGCCCGCGACGTGGCCGAGGAGTCGGGCGTCCGAATCGCCGTCTCGCCGCAGGCGGCCGACCTGCGACGCGTCGCCGACACCGGCGTCGAGACGTGGGCGCAGCACGTGGACCCGAACGACTACGGCAGTCACACCGGCAGCACCCTCGCAGAGGCCGTCGCCGAGGCGGGCGCGGCGGGCACCCTGATAAATCACTCCGAGAAGCGCCTGAAACTCGCCGACGTCGACGGCTCCGTCCGGGCGGCCGAACGCGCCGGACTTGAGACGTGCGTCTGCGCGAACAACCCCGCGCAGGTCGGCGCCGCGGCGGCCCTCGGCCCCGACTCGGTGGCCGTCGAACCGCCGGAACTCATCGGCGGCGACGACTCCGTCGCGACGGCCGACCCCGACATCGTGCGCGACGCCGTCGAGGCGGCCGGCGAGGTGGACGAGTCGGTCGAGGTGTTCTGCGGCGCGGGCATCTCCACGGGCGACGACGTGGACGCCGCCGGCGACCTTGGCGCGACGGGCATCCTCTTGGCCTCCGGCGTCGCCAAGGCCGACGACCCGCGGGCGGCGCTCGAAGACCTCGTGGAACCGCTGTAA
- a CDS encoding multiprotein bridging factor aMBF1 codes for MPQCEMCGKERPSLTTVKVEGAELELCDDCKEFGTEVRTESSSSSSTKYSTSSSSGSSSSSGSSGSSSSSSGGGSSRRRRDMFDDMDEIAADYDDQIRSARESRGMSQEDLADSLNEKASLIRKLERGDILPPDNVRTKLERKLDISLVEGDDDEESEWSGGSSTTTTLGDVVKRKD; via the coding sequence ATGCCCCAGTGCGAAATGTGCGGCAAGGAACGACCGTCGCTGACGACGGTCAAAGTCGAAGGGGCCGAACTCGAACTCTGCGACGACTGCAAAGAGTTCGGCACCGAAGTCCGCACCGAGTCGAGTTCCTCCTCGAGCACGAAATACTCGACGTCGAGTTCGTCGGGGTCGTCCTCCTCGTCGGGTTCGTCGGGTTCGTCGAGTTCCAGTTCGGGCGGTGGGTCGAGCCGTCGTCGCCGCGACATGTTCGACGACATGGACGAGATAGCGGCCGACTACGACGACCAGATTCGCTCGGCCCGCGAGAGTCGCGGGATGAGCCAAGAGGACCTCGCGGACTCGCTGAACGAGAAGGCGAGCCTCATCCGCAAACTCGAACGCGGCGACATCCTCCCGCCGGACAACGTGCGGACGAAGCTCGAACGGAAACTCGACATCTCGCTCGTCGAGGGCGACGACGACGAGGAGAGCGAGTGGTCCGGCGGGTCCTCGACGACGACGACGCTCGGCGACGTGGTCAAGCGGAAGGACTGA
- the lrpA1 gene encoding HTH-type transcriptional regulator LrpA1 has protein sequence METTSTEGRILAVLEQDAQASYAEIADRADVSKPTVRKYIQKLESDGVIVGYSADVDPKKLSGQSIAFVGIDVASERYVEATRALKELEPVESLYSSSGDHMLMAEVRAADGDALGDVIAEEILSIDGVTAAHPSFLQERLK, from the coding sequence ATGGAAACCACATCCACGGAGGGACGAATCCTCGCCGTCCTCGAACAGGACGCGCAGGCGTCCTACGCGGAAATCGCCGACCGGGCGGACGTCTCGAAGCCGACGGTCAGGAAGTACATCCAGAAACTGGAGTCCGACGGCGTCATCGTCGGCTACTCGGCGGACGTCGACCCGAAGAAACTCTCCGGGCAGTCCATCGCGTTCGTCGGCATCGACGTGGCCTCCGAGCGTTACGTCGAGGCGACGCGCGCGCTGAAGGAGCTAGAACCCGTCGAGTCGCTCTACTCGTCGTCGGGCGACCACATGCTGATGGCGGAAGTCCGCGCCGCCGACGGCGACGCCCTCGGCGACGTCATCGCCGAGGAGATTCTGAGCATCGACGGCGTCACGGCCGCGCACCCGTCGTTCCTGCAGGAACGGCTGAAGTAG
- a CDS encoding DUF6653 family protein, giving the protein MTTPPETFRETLEDAFWERHANPWSAGTRFVLLPALMTAIYRRDARLLAATLVFAALNPVLFPPPERTDSYLSRIVLAEREWLAAGNGTMGPSYPNVLNLLNVPATLYAVVSAVRRDRRGTVLGTAAAMGLKLWWVDAVVRRTGVTGEGPTAEAASD; this is encoded by the coding sequence ATGACCACGCCACCCGAGACGTTCCGGGAGACGCTCGAAGACGCGTTCTGGGAGCGACACGCGAACCCGTGGAGCGCGGGCACGCGCTTCGTCCTGCTCCCGGCGCTGATGACCGCCATCTACCGTCGCGACGCCCGACTCCTCGCGGCGACGCTCGTGTTCGCCGCCCTCAACCCCGTCCTGTTCCCGCCGCCGGAGCGGACGGACTCGTACCTCAGCCGTATCGTCCTCGCCGAACGCGAGTGGTTGGCCGCGGGCAACGGCACGATGGGGCCGTCGTACCCGAACGTCCTCAACCTGCTCAACGTCCCCGCGACGCTGTACGCCGTCGTCTCCGCCGTCAGACGCGACCGGCGGGGAACGGTGCTCGGGACGGCGGCGGCGATGGGACTGAAACTCTGGTGGGTGGACGCCGTCGTCCGCCGAACGGGCGTCACCGGCGAGGGGCCGACGGCCGAGGCGGCGAGCGACTGA
- a CDS encoding thiamine pyrophosphate-dependent enzyme, whose translation MSAFNAIGEEVERDRNEYTPGLEPQPTWCPGCGDFGVLKALKGAAAELGLSPEEMLVTTGIGCSGKLNSYFESYGFHTIHGRSLPIARAAKLANPGLTVVAAGGDGDGYGIGGNHFMHTARENHDITYIVFNNEIFGLTKGQTSPTSPMGHKSKTQPHGSAKQPIRPLSMSLNAGASYVARTAAVNPNQAKDIIVEAIEHDGFSHIDFLTQCPTWNKDAKQYVPYIDINESDDYEFDKTNRSEASEMMFETENVLNEGTVLTGRYYHDEDRPSYQQEKQQIGEMPEEPLAERYFEDDYEWERSHDLFLDKHK comes from the coding sequence ATGAGTGCATTCAACGCAATCGGCGAAGAGGTCGAACGCGACCGTAACGAGTACACGCCCGGTCTCGAACCCCAGCCCACGTGGTGTCCCGGCTGTGGTGACTTCGGGGTCCTGAAGGCCCTGAAGGGCGCCGCGGCAGAACTCGGCCTGTCGCCCGAGGAGATGCTCGTCACGACGGGCATCGGCTGCTCCGGCAAACTGAACAGCTACTTCGAGAGCTACGGCTTCCACACGATTCACGGTCGCTCGCTCCCCATCGCGCGCGCCGCGAAACTCGCGAACCCCGGCCTGACGGTCGTCGCCGCCGGCGGCGACGGCGACGGCTACGGCATCGGCGGGAACCACTTCATGCACACCGCCCGTGAGAACCACGACATCACCTACATCGTGTTCAACAACGAAATCTTCGGCCTGACGAAGGGGCAGACGTCGCCCACGTCGCCGATGGGTCACAAGTCGAAGACCCAGCCGCACGGGTCGGCCAAGCAGCCGATTCGGCCGCTCTCGATGTCGCTGAACGCGGGCGCGTCGTACGTCGCCCGCACCGCCGCCGTCAACCCGAACCAGGCGAAAGACATCATCGTCGAGGCCATCGAACACGACGGGTTCAGCCACATCGACTTCCTGACGCAGTGCCCGACGTGGAACAAGGACGCCAAGCAGTACGTCCCCTACATCGACATCAACGAGTCCGACGACTACGAGTTCGACAAGACGAACCGGTCGGAAGCGTCGGAGATGATGTTCGAGACGGAGAACGTCCTCAACGAGGGCACGGTCCTGACGGGTCGGTACTACCACGACGAGGACCGACCGTCCTACCAGCAGGAGAAACAGCAGATCGGCGAGATGCCCGAGGAACCCCTCGCAGAGCGGTACTTCGAGGACGACTACGAGTGGGAGCGCTCCCACGACCTGTTCCTCGACAAGCACAAGTAA
- a CDS encoding 2-oxoacid:acceptor oxidoreductase subunit alpha: MTDDELIWRIAGGSGDGIASTSQNFAKALMRSGLHVFTHRHYPSRIRGGHTYTEIRASADPVKSRGDGYNFLLALGDSFARNPQENAYYGNEELKPLSENLDELREGGVIVYDSGLLDASEIEDFDERVEENGWHVYDIDLRTMAREHGREVMRNTAGVGVTCAIAGIDTEWIEDLMRDAMPEKILEPNLEILEAAYEMVQEDYDVDAPDISVPEGEHDEEQVLLSGSDAIAYGALDEGCRFIAGYPMTPWTEVFTIMSQNLPEVGGISEQVEDEIAAAALAIGASHAGVKAMSGSSGGGFALMSEPLGLAEMTETPVVLIEAMRAGPSTGMPTKPEQGDLEHVLYTSQGDSHRVVFAPSGAAEAYHQTRKAFQIAYEYQIPSIVLYDQKNGGELRNVPASVFDEEPNGDLGSVLTEEELADAPHDPSGKYDRFQHEGENGVSPRSIPGQKGGRYLATGNEHMPAGHISEDPDNRVHQVNRRMEKLEAIRAELDDADVPNNTLHGPEDAEYGIMTFGSQQGTVEEAVDRLNDRGHSVKALGVSEMAPYPVEQVSEFLESVDDCLVVEMNASAQFRGLTQKEVGRFGEKMSSLLKYNGNPFEPEEITEGFVKSIVEGEELPTHETKFVPAASD, from the coding sequence ATGACTGACGATGAACTCATCTGGCGAATCGCAGGCGGATCTGGGGACGGTATCGCCTCGACGAGCCAGAACTTCGCAAAGGCCCTGATGCGCTCGGGGCTACACGTATTCACGCATCGGCACTATCCGTCGCGTATCCGCGGCGGTCACACGTACACAGAGATTCGCGCGTCGGCCGACCCCGTCAAGTCCCGCGGGGACGGCTACAACTTCCTGCTCGCGCTGGGCGACTCGTTCGCCCGGAACCCGCAGGAGAACGCGTACTACGGCAACGAAGAGCTGAAGCCGCTGTCGGAGAACCTCGACGAACTCCGCGAGGGCGGGGTCATCGTCTACGACTCGGGTCTGCTCGACGCGAGCGAGATAGAGGACTTCGACGAACGCGTCGAAGAGAACGGCTGGCACGTCTACGACATCGACCTGCGCACGATGGCTCGCGAGCACGGGCGCGAGGTCATGCGTAACACCGCCGGTGTGGGCGTCACGTGCGCCATCGCCGGCATCGACACCGAGTGGATCGAGGACCTCATGCGGGACGCGATGCCCGAGAAGATTCTCGAACCCAACCTCGAAATCCTCGAAGCGGCCTACGAGATGGTCCAAGAGGACTACGACGTCGACGCCCCGGACATCTCGGTGCCCGAGGGCGAACACGACGAAGAGCAGGTCCTCCTCTCCGGGTCCGACGCCATCGCGTACGGCGCACTCGACGAGGGCTGTCGGTTCATCGCGGGCTACCCGATGACCCCGTGGACCGAAGTGTTCACCATCATGTCCCAGAACCTGCCCGAGGTCGGCGGTATCTCCGAGCAGGTCGAGGACGAAATCGCGGCCGCGGCGCTCGCCATCGGCGCATCGCACGCGGGCGTCAAGGCGATGTCCGGGTCGTCCGGCGGCGGGTTCGCCCTGATGTCCGAACCGCTCGGTCTCGCCGAGATGACCGAGACGCCGGTCGTCCTCATCGAGGCCATGCGCGCCGGTCCCTCGACGGGCATGCCGACGAAGCCCGAACAGGGCGACCTCGAACACGTCCTGTACACCTCGCAGGGCGACTCCCACCGCGTCGTCTTCGCGCCCTCGGGCGCGGCGGAGGCGTACCACCAGACACGCAAGGCGTTCCAGATCGCCTACGAGTACCAGATTCCGAGCATCGTCCTCTACGACCAGAAGAACGGCGGGGAACTCCGGAACGTCCCGGCCAGCGTCTTCGACGAGGAACCCAACGGCGACCTCGGGTCGGTGCTGACCGAGGAGGAACTCGCGGACGCGCCGCACGACCCCTCCGGGAAGTACGACCGCTTCCAGCACGAGGGCGAGAACGGCGTCAGTCCGCGGTCCATCCCCGGCCAGAAGGGCGGCCGCTACCTCGCGACGGGCAACGAGCACATGCCCGCCGGCCACATCTCCGAGGACCCCGACAACCGCGTCCATCAGGTGAACCGCCGGATGGAGAAACTGGAGGCCATCCGGGCAGAACTCGACGACGCCGACGTGCCGAACAACACCCTGCACGGCCCCGAGGACGCCGAGTACGGCATCATGACGTTCGGCTCCCAGCAGGGGACCGTCGAGGAAGCCGTGGACCGACTGAACGACCGCGGCCACTCGGTGAAGGCGCTCGGCGTCAGCGAGATGGCGCCGTACCCGGTCGAACAGGTCTCCGAGTTCCTCGAGAGCGTCGACGACTGTCTCGTCGTCGAGATGAACGCCTCGGCGCAGTTCCGCGGCCTGACCCAGAAAGAGGTCGGCCGCTTCGGCGAGAAGATGTCGAGCCTCCTCAAGTACAACGGCAACCCGTTCGAACCCGAGGAGATAACCGAGGGCTTCGTCAAGAGCATCGTCGAAGGTGAGGAACTGCCCACCCACGAGACCAAGTTCGTCCCCGCAGCGAGTGATTAA
- the aroC gene encoding chorismate synthase has protein sequence MNGNRFGRLFQVTTYGESHGDAMGVTVSGCPAGLELDEEDVQKELDRRKPGQSMITTSRGEPDAVVINSGTQDGYTTGTPIGMVIENKDARSGKYEPYVTAPRPSHGDFTYSAKFGTRNWGGGGRSSARETVNWVAAGAVAGKILEAEGVQVKAHVNQIGDIEAPPVTFEEMLEHTEENEVRCAHPETADRMRDRIDEYQTEGDSIGGSIYFETRGVPRGLGAPRFDSFSARLGQAMMSIPATTAFEFGLGREAREWTGKDRNEDWTFDEEGDPTPVGNKHGGIQGGITTGQPVFGEVTWHAPTSIPKEQTTVDWETGEEKDIQVVGRHDPVLPPRAVPVVEAMLNLTIVDFMLLGGHVNPDRMDGQVGEYDTDYHPRSPDNQ, from the coding sequence ATGAACGGAAATCGCTTCGGCCGACTCTTTCAGGTGACCACCTACGGCGAGAGCCACGGTGACGCGATGGGCGTCACCGTCTCGGGGTGTCCGGCCGGACTCGAACTCGACGAGGAGGACGTGCAGAAGGAACTGGACCGCCGGAAGCCCGGCCAGTCGATGATAACCACCTCGCGGGGCGAACCCGACGCCGTCGTCATCAACTCCGGGACGCAGGACGGGTACACGACGGGGACGCCCATCGGCATGGTCATCGAGAACAAGGACGCCCGGTCGGGCAAGTACGAACCGTACGTGACGGCTCCGCGCCCCTCGCACGGCGACTTCACCTACTCGGCGAAGTTCGGGACGCGCAACTGGGGCGGCGGCGGGCGGTCCTCCGCGCGCGAGACGGTGAACTGGGTGGCCGCCGGCGCCGTCGCCGGGAAGATTCTCGAAGCGGAGGGCGTGCAGGTGAAGGCGCACGTGAACCAGATCGGCGACATCGAAGCGCCGCCGGTGACGTTCGAGGAGATGCTCGAACACACCGAGGAGAACGAGGTGCGCTGTGCGCACCCCGAGACGGCCGACCGGATGCGCGACCGAATCGACGAGTACCAGACGGAGGGCGACTCCATCGGCGGGTCCATCTACTTCGAGACGCGGGGCGTCCCGCGCGGACTGGGAGCCCCGCGGTTCGACTCGTTCTCGGCCCGCCTCGGGCAGGCGATGATGTCCATCCCCGCGACGACGGCGTTCGAGTTCGGACTCGGCCGCGAGGCGCGCGAGTGGACCGGAAAGGACAGAAACGAGGACTGGACGTTCGACGAGGAGGGGGACCCGACGCCCGTCGGTAACAAACACGGCGGCATCCAGGGCGGTATCACCACGGGTCAACCCGTCTTCGGCGAGGTGACGTGGCACGCGCCGACGTCCATCCCGAAAGAGCAGACGACGGTGGACTGGGAGACGGGCGAGGAGAAGGACATCCAGGTGGTCGGCCGGCACGACCCGGTCCTCCCGCCGCGGGCCGTCCCCGTCGTCGAGGCGATGCTCAACCTCACCATCGTGGACTTCATGCTCCTCGGCGGCCACGTCAACCCCGACCGGATGGACGGACAGGTGGGCGAGTACGACACCGACTACCACCCCCGAAGTCCGGACAACCAGTAG